From the Huiozyma naganishii CBS 8797 chromosome 2, complete genome genome, one window contains:
- the VCX1 gene encoding Vcx1p (similar to Saccharomyces cerevisiae VCX1 (YDL128W); ancestral locus Anc_7.290): MMDSHTPLLSSDDRHPNLQLTSKFQSFKDDTRHVIMSSPLNVLLVFVPIGIIWGYFEFSHVWTFIFNFAAIIPLAAILAYATEELADKAGSTVGGLLNATLGNAVELIVSIIALKEGQVRIVQASMLGSLLSNLLLVLGFCFVFGGYNRVQQTFNQTAAQTMSSLLAISCASLLIPAAFKATLPEGKEDDLINSKILSLSRGTSLVLLVVYILFLFFQLHTHHTIFEEQMEETDEVMSQLSAKPSHSLSIKSSLGFLFVSTVLISICADYLVGTIDNVVASTGLSKTFIGLIIIPIVGNAAEHVTSVMVAIKDKMDLALGVAIGSSLQIALFVTPFLVLLGWFIDVPMTLNFSTFETATLFIAVFLSNYLILDGESNWLEGVMSLAMYLLIAMAFFYYPDIEALEAIGDAAKM, translated from the coding sequence ATGATGGATTCCCATACGCCTTTGTTGTCCAGCGATGACCGCCATCCAAACTTGCAGTTGACAAGTAAGTTCCAATCGTTTAAAGATGATACAAGACATGTTATCATGTCCTCACCATTGAATGTTTTACTCGTTTTTGTGCCAATTGGTATCATTTGGGGCTACTTTGAATTCTCACACGTGTGGACATTTATCTTCAACTTTGCTGCTATTATTCCACTCGCGGCCATCCTGGCCTATGCTACCGAAGAACTGGCTGACAAAGCCGGTAGCACTGTTGGTGGTCTTTTGAATGCTACTCTTGGGAATGCAGTTGAACTTATTGTGTCCATCATTGCCCTGAAAGAGGGCCAAGTTAGAATAGTCCAGGCTTCCATGCTTGGTAGTCTGTTATCCAATTTGTTGCTGGTCCTTGGGTTCTGTTTTGTGTTTGGTGGCTACAACAGAGTTCAACAAACATTTAACCAAACTGCTGCACAAACCATGTCCTCTCTATTGGCCATCTCATGCGCTTCTCTGTTGATCCCTGCTGCCTTTAAAGCTACTCTACCAGAGGGGAAAGAGGACGATTTGATCAACAGCAAGATTCTTTCTTTGTCAAGAGGTACATCCCTGGTTTTACTGGTCGTCTACATTCTATTTCTGTTTTTCCAATTGCACACTCATCACACTATTTTCGAAGAGCAAATGGAGGAAACTGACGAAGTAATGAGTCAGCTATCTGCCAAGCCATCGCACTCATTGAGTATCAAGTCTTCATTAgggtttttgtttgtttctACTGTTTTGATCTCTATCTGTGCCGATTACCTAGTCGGGACGATTGACAACGTTGTTGCGTCGACCGGGTTGTCTAAGACATTTATTGGTTTGATAATCATCCCAATTGTGGGCAATGCCGCCGAACATGTCACCTCCGTGATGGTTGCAATCAAAGACAAAATGGACTTAGCACTGGGTGTTGCCATTGGGTCTTCGCTACAGATTGCACTATTCGTTACGCCATTTTTGGTCCTACTAGGTTGGTTTATTGACGTACCCATGACATTAAACTTTTCGACCTTCGAAACTGCCACTCTTTTCATCGCCGTCTTTTTGTCCAACTACTTGATTCTGGACGGTGAATCGAACTGGCTTGAAGGTGTTATGTCCTTGGCCATGTATCTGTTGATTGCCATGGCGTTCTTCTACTATCCAGACATTGAAGCACTTGAGGCTATCGGAGATGCTGCAAAGATGTGA
- the MRX19 gene encoding Mrx19p (similar to Saccharomyces cerevisiae YDL183C; ancestral locus Anc_7.298), whose translation MLKIVNTRRFISSDNLLRQTLEQYARDPVKLIAIPINKDSNFIYCSHKDSILNKNSKLIAAERYLVSKSAMIWKKMSQSPKKMNKKIVSWVNVYLDQIPWQEQSLMSIPGENYILKRIKPSREKAREELTEQQSELTITRGQYLSTVQKPALKPIHLYYPSQLISRESLVKQLTQLYLNGLKYHKKKALQCLLVLPLTFPLVLIPVVPNIPGFYLAYRAYCNLKAYLGAQHISKMIEDGAIEYREIKQLLPEENLDETGVDYTKVITDTLDIKEIDPTIAKAVKQEATKTESDAH comes from the coding sequence ATGCTCAAAATAGTGAATACTCGAAGGTTCATTTCCTCAGATAACTTGCTTCGGCAGACATTGGAACAGTATGCTAGAGATCCGGTGAAGCTGATTGCCATACCAATTAATAAGGATAGCAACTTCATATACTGTTCCCATAAAGATAGCATACTAAACAAGAATTCCAAGCTGATAGCAGCGGAACGGTATCTTGTGAGCAAGTCAGCaatgatttggaagaaaatgagTCAGTCCCCCAAGaagatgaacaagaagattgTTTCTTGGGTGAATGTCTACTTGGACCAGATACCCTGGCAAGAGCAAAGTTTAATGTCGATACCAGGAGAGAACTAcatattgaaaagaatcAAACCGTCAAGAGAAAAAGCAAGAGAGGAACTCACAGAGCAGCAAAGCGAACTCACCATTACAAGAGGTCAGTACCTCAGCACTGTACAAAAACCGGCATTAAAGCCGATCCATTTATATTATCCATCTCAGCTTATATCGAGAGAAAGCTTGGTGAAACAACTCACTCAGTTGTATTTGAACGGACTAAAATATCACAAGAAAAAAGCATTGCAGTGTCTGCTTGTTCTCCCACTAACTTTCCCGCTAGTATTAATACCAGTTGTCCCCAATATCCCGGGGTTTTATTTGGCATACAGAGCATACTGTAACTTGAAGGCATACTTGGGTGCTCAGCATATCTCGAAGATGATTGAGGACGGTGCCATCGAGTACCGCGAGATCAAGCAATTGCTGCCCGAGGAAAATTTGGATGAAACAGGTGTGGATTACACAAAGGTAATAACCGATACCCTGGACATAAAAGAGATTGATCCGACCATTGCTAAAGCGGTGAAGCAGGAAGCCACCAAAACTGAGAGCGACGCCCACTGA
- the RPP1B gene encoding ribosomal protein P1 beta (similar to Saccharomyces cerevisiae RPP1B (YDL130W); ancestral locus Anc_7.293) → MSDAIISYAAFILADAGLEISADNLLSVTKAAGASVDKIWADVYANALEGKDLKEILSGFHAAGPAAGASSGSAASGAAAGEAAAEEAAEEEEEESDADMGFGLFD, encoded by the exons ATGTCTGACGCTATCATCTCTTATGCTGCTTTCATCCTAGCCGACGCTGGTTTGGAAATCTCCGCTGACAACTTGTTGTCTGTTACCAAGGCCGCCGGTGCCTCCGTTGACAAA ATCTGGGCTGATGTCTACGCCAATGCTTTGGAAGGTAAggacttgaaggaaatCCTATCTGGTTTCCACGCTGCTGGTCCTGCTGCCGGTGCCTCTTCTGGTTCCGCTGCTTCCGGTGCTGCCGCTGGTGAAGCTGCCGCTGAAGAAGccgctgaagaagaagaagaagaatccGATGCTGACATGGGTTTCGGTCTATTCGATTAA
- the AIT1 gene encoding Ait1p (similar to Saccharomyces cerevisiae YDL180W; ancestral locus Anc_7.291) produces MVRLDHAASLFMPLFCSSRPVVVIVSLFSVSLMFALFYSGSSFLLKQYDDPMMFKPNSQDYFRTSLLGLFSPFLFYFVKVFILTVGSSSNLMISLFVDFTVNDWFMLCILIALAYPQVQDPSSKPLGYPNQDHSKDQWHIIPRQSYIFGVSWALGELIICLVANLFTFQELSHIPDSDGSFFPVSTSQSNEGVKINGTDDAHLERKDITLSRCVKMRHLSSSISSNVYSSELKPLNSNPSPQTYKTIKHGMDATPKTNNTAVLMIDPLDNSMRLASSSSDRAGTIRAIVPTLTRKHGYVWAHYDNEIERGTVDQNLFHSTVKHFCYCDSPKLLFYNILQMCLIVASTTCLIVGQSLLLSVYFIFVRGHERLFTPTVNYFGKSRIQFFLTFLVLPLSLLNFAMSVFTFLYHEKDERGAAAAPNQDIGETVGTESLSHLNLNYFNMSYGGENPMVHPSSPDENFPSAQDIQISPAFLSDFDVRIKQENTKSGVSMVKGWIERTRCAWRRVADKSWFILPSMFLWGTGVFIAGLISTVSV; encoded by the coding sequence ATGGTACGACTTGACCATGCTGCGTCGCTTTTTATGCCACTGTTCTGTTCCAGCAGACCCGTCGTTGTGATCGTGTCGTTATTCTCGGTCTCACTCATGTTTGCATTATTTTATTCAGGGTCTTCATTTTTACTGAAGCAGTATGATGACCCTATGATGTTCAAACCAAACTCCCAGGATTATTTCAGGACGTCTCTTTTAGGTTTATTTTCCCCATTTCTTTTCTATTTCGTTAAGGTGTTCATTTTGACCGTCGGCTCTTCTTCTAACCTGATGATCAGTCTATTTGTCGACTTCACAGTGAATGACTGGTTCATGTTGTGCATATTGATAGCGTTAGCATATCCCCAGGTACAAGACCCTTCATCGAAACCTTTGGGGTATCCTAACCAAGATCATTCAAAAGATCAATGGCACATAATCCCAAGACAGAGCTACATATTTGGAGTATCGTGGGCTCTTGGGGAGTTGATTATATGTCTTGTTGCAAACCTATTCACCTTCCAAGAATTGTCACATATTCCGGACTCAGATGGATCATTTTTTCCGGTATCCACCAGCCAAAGCAATGAAGGGGTTAAGATAAACGGGACAGATGACGCTCATTTGGAACGGAAAGATATAACGCTATCTCGGTGTGTTAAAATGAGACATCTTTCATCTTCCATATCTTCAAACGTCTATTCCTCAGAATTGAAACCCTTGAATAGCAATCCGAGCCCTCAGACATATAAGACAATTAAGCATGGAATGGATGCCACTCCGAAAACTAATAATACCGCAGTTCTAATGATAGACCCACTAGATAATTCGATGCGACTGgcttcctcttcgtcaGACAGAGCTGGAACTATTCGTGCTATAGTACCGACACTGACGAGGAAGCACGGATACGTATGGGCCCATTATGACaatgaaattgaaagagGTACAGTAGATCAAAATTTGTTTCACTCTACTGTTAAGCATTTCTGTTATTGTGACTCCCCAAAACTGTTGTTTTACAATATATTACAAATGTGTCTCATCGTGGCCAGTACAACCTGCCTCATAGTCGGTCAGAGCCTTCTCCTTTCCGTTTACTTCATCTTTGTTAGAGGTCACGAGAGACTCTTTACGCCTACAGTTAATTATTTCGGTAAAAGCCGAATACAGTTCTTTCTTACGTTCCTTGTTCTCCCATTGTCTCTCCTCAATTTTGCAATGAGCGTGTTTACTTTCCTATACCACGAGAAAGATGAAAGAGGCGCTGCTGCCGCTCCTAACCAAGATATTGGGGAGACGGTCGGTACAGAGAGTCTCTCCCATCTCAATCTCAACTACTTTAACATGTCGTATGGAGGCGAGAACCCGATGGTGCACCCAAGCTCTCCAGATGAGAACTTTCCAAGTGCTCAGGATATTCAGATATCGCCTGCTTTTTTGAGCGATTTTGATGTGAGAataaaacaagaaaatacaaaatCGGGTGTGTCCATGGTAAAGGGTTGGATTGAAAGGACTCGGTGTGCATGGAGACGTGTAGCTGATAAAAGCTGGTTTATACTCCCAAGTATGTTCCTGTGGGGAACAGGTGTCTTCATAGCCGGTTTGATAAGTACCGTGTCTGTCTAG
- the CDC48 gene encoding AAA family ATPase CDC48 (similar to Saccharomyces cerevisiae CDC48 (YDL126C); ancestral locus Anc_7.288), whose product MSDEHKPLLDGSGGDPHTEDRLATAILRRKKKTNNLIVDDATNDDNSVIAINSNTMDKLELFRGDTVLVKGKKRRDTVLIVLIDDELDDGACRVNRVVRNNLRIRLGDLVTVNACPDIKYATRISVLPIADTIEGLTGNLFDVYLKPYFVEAYRPVRKGDHFVVRGGMRQIEFKVVDVEPDEYAVVAQDTVIHWEGEPINREDEENNMNDVGYDDIGGCRKQMAQIREMVELPLRHPQLFKAIGIKPPRGVLMYGPPGTGKTLMARAVANETGAFFFLINGPEVMSKMAGESESNLRKAFEEAEKNAPAIIFIDEIDSIAPKRDKTNGEVERRVVSQLLTLMDGMKARSNVVVIAATNRPNSIDPALRRFGRFDREVDIGIPDATGRLEVLRIHTKNMKLADDVDLETLAAETHGYVGADIASLCSEAAMQQIREKMDLIDLEEEEIDAEVLDSLGVTMDNFRFALGNSNPSALRETVVESVNVTWDDVGGLDEIKEELKETVEYPVLHPDQYTKFGLAPSKGVLFYGPPGTGKTLLAKAVATEVSANFISVKGPELLSMWYGESESNIRDIFDKARAAAPTVVFLDELDSIAKARGGSVGDAGGASDRVVNQLLTEMDGMNAKKNVFVIGATNRPDQIDPAILRPGRLDQLIYVPLPDEPARLSILGAQLRNTPLEPGLDLTAIAKATTGFSGADLSYIAQRAAKYAIKDSIEAHRLRLAAEEERKKAEENVKTEEDVEMADATAKQEAVEQPDPVPYITKEHFAEAMKTAKRSVSDAELRRYEAYSQQMKASRGQFSNFNFNEPALGTNGDAAANAAEGNGASFGNAAEEDDDLYS is encoded by the coding sequence ATGAGTGACGAACACAAGCCGCTGCTGGATGGATCTGGTGGGGACCCTCACACGGAGGACCGTTTGGCCACCGCGATTCTGcggagaaagaagaagacgaacaATTTGATTGTCGATGACGCGACGAACGACGATAACTCTGTCATTGCTATCAATTCCAACACGATGGATAAATTGGAGCTGTTCAGGGGGGACACCGTGCTTGtcaaggggaagaagaggagggATACCGTTTTGATCGTGCTTATTGATGACGAATTGGATGACGGTGCGTGTAGGGTTAACCGTGTCGTTAGAAACAACCTGAGGATCAGGCTAGGTGATTTGGTTACTGTGAACGCGTGTCCTGATATCAAGTACGCGACGAGAATCTCGGTGTTGCCCATCGCGGACACAATTGAGGGGCTTACGGGGAACTTGTTCGATGTCTACTTGAAACCGTACTTTGTGGAGGCGTACAGGCCAGTGAGAAAGGGCGACCATTTCGTGGTCAGAGGTGGGATGAGACAGATCGAGTTCAAAGTCGTTGATGTCGAACCAGATGAGTATGCAGTTGTCGCACAGGACACTGTGATTCATTGGGAGGGTGAGCCAATCAACAgagaggacgaggagaacAACATGAACGACGTTGGGTACGATGATATCGGTGGCTGTAGGAAACAGATGGCGCAGATCAGAGAGATGGTCGAATTGCCCCTAAGACATCctcaactgttcaaagcgaTCGGTATTAAGCCACCAAGAGGTGTGCTAATGTACGGGCCTCCGGGGACAGGTAAGACTTTGATGGCTAGAGCCGTCGCGAACGAGACTGGTgcgttttttttcctaaTTAACGGTCCTGAGGTTATGTCCAAGATGGCAGGTGAATCGGAATCCAATTTGAGAAAGGCTTTCGAGGAGGCAGAGAAGAACGCCCCAGCAATTATCTTCATTGACGAGATCGACTCGATCGCTCCAAAGAGAGACAAGACTAACGGGGAAGTCGAAAGAAGAGTCGTTTCGCAACTGTTGACTTTGATGGACGGGATGAAGGCTAGATCCAATGTTGTCGTCATCGCCGCTACGAACAGACCTAACTCGATCGACCCAGCTTTGAGAAGATTCGGGAGATTTGACCGTGAAGTTGATATTGGGATCCCAGACGCCACGGGGAGATTGGAAGTTTTGCGTATCCACACCAAGAACATGAAACTTGCCGATGACGTTGACTTGGAGACTTTGGCTGCGGAGACACACGGTTACGTCGGTGCCGATATCGCCTCGCTGTGTTCCGAGGCCGCCATGCAACAGATCCGTGAAAAGATGGACCTCATCGActtggaagaggaggagatcgaCGCAGAGGTGTTGGACTCCCTTGGTGTCACCATGGACAACTTCAGATTTGCTCTTGGTAACTCCAATCCATCCGCGCTTCGTGAAACTGTTGTCGAGAGCGTCAACGTCACTTGGGATGACGTCGGTGGTCTAGACGAGATCAAggaagagttgaaggaaaCGGTCGAATACCCAGTGTTGCATCCAGACCAGTACACCAAATTCGGGCTTGCTCCTTCAAAGGGTGTTCTGTTCTACGGGCCACCAGGTACGGGTAAGACTTTGCTAGCTAAGGCGGTCGCCACTGAAGTGTCCGCCAATTTCATCTCCGTCAAGGGTCCAGAACTTCTAAGTATGTGGTACGGTGAATCTGAATCCAACATCCGTGATATCTTCGACAAGGCAAGAGCCGCAGCCCCAACGGTCGTCTTCTTGGATGAACTGGACTCTATCGCTAAGGCAAGAGGTGGCTCCGTCGGTGACGCCGGTGGTGCCTCCGATAGAGTGGTCAACCAATTGTTGACCGAAATGGACGGTATGAACGCCAAGAAAAACGTGTTCGTCATTGGTGCCACGAACAGACCTGACCAGATCGACCCAGCTATCTTGAGACCGGGTAGACTGGACCAACTGATCTACGTCCCATTGCCAGACGAACCGGCAAGATTGTCCATCTTGGGCGCTCAATTAAGAAACACGCCTCTAGAACCAGGTCTGGACTTGACGGCCATTGCAAAGGCTACTACAGGTTTCTCCGGTGCCGATTTGTCCTACATCGCCCAAAGAGCCGCCAAGTACGCCATCAAGGACTCCATCGAGGCACACAGGCTCAGACTGGCAGCTGAAGAGGAACGGAAGAAGGCAGAGGAAAATGTCAAGACGGAGGAAGATGTTGAGATGGCTGATGCCACTGCCAAACAGGAGGCCGTCGAACAACCGGACCCTGTTCCATACATCACAAAGGAGCATTTCGCAGAGGCCATGAAGACAGCCAAGCGGTCCGTCTCGGACGCGGAATTGCGTCGTTACGAAGCTTACTCCCAACAGATGAAGGCCTCCAGAGGCCAgttcagcaacttcaacttcaacgaaCCAGCTCTGGGAACAAACGGTGATGCTGCGGCAAACGCCGCCGAGGGTAACGGAGCATCGTTTGGTAATGCTGCCGAGGAAGATGATGACCTTTACAGTTAG
- the INH1 gene encoding ATPase inhibitor (similar to Saccharomyces cerevisiae INH1 (YDL181W) and STF1 (YDL130W-A); ancestral locus Anc_7.294) codes for MLPRTTITRSLKAPSGVLSARWYTAGSTGAPRGGSNEDSFTKREKANEDYYIKQHEKEQLRNLRQQLEQNRKQIENLEGQIAELKK; via the coding sequence ATGCTACCTCGTACAACAATAACACGCTCGTTAAAGGCTCCATCCGGTGTTTTATCAGCAAGATGGTACACTGCGGGCTCAACAGGTGCACCCAGAGGTGGGAGCAATGAGGACTCGTTTACTAAGAGGGAAAAGGCCAATGAAGACTACTACATAAAACAGCACGAGAAGGAACAACTACGCAACTTACGGCAGCAGCTGGAACAAAACCGCAAACAGATTGAAAACCTGGAGGGCCAGATTGCCGAACTGAAAAAATGA
- the KNAG0B02930 gene encoding cyclin family protein (similar to Saccharomyces cerevisiae PCL9 (YDL179W) and PCL2 (YDL127W); ancestral locus Anc_7.289), with translation MSEYDALLRFNREPVSLDMIKYLAKVTESIVTHLRPEVRSSDKPPIPTLVEFIAGLVTNSKVGTPTLMASTVYLVRLKDILPPNIIGIETTRHRLFLGCLIIAAKTLNDNSPLNKHWSKHTNNLLPNREINIIERELLSYLRWRVTFSIEELISSLQPLLIPIRFNMYRELQKTNMLFFNPQDIAYRDTATQRFRVGNEACTGSVDSIPSIASKSSNESMKTLSTRDSEESVVISSLRDQPAVLPIDPIVDKSYKSSLVRSKKAFSLTELNEDMMLDRLESGGYSYHQHSRHESLIQKIRKTSWGSLFHLKA, from the coding sequence ATGTCTGAATATGATGCTCTGTTGCGTTTCAATAGGGAGCCAGTCTCGTTAGACATGATCAAATATCTAGCTAAGGTGACTGAATCGATTGTAACACATCTAAGACCGGAGGTACGAAGTTCGGATAAACCTCCCATCCCAACTTTGGTCGAGTTCATTGCTGGGCTCGTAACCAACTCGAAAGTGGGAACCCCTACTTTGATGGCCAGCACTGTTTACCTGGTTCGACTGAAGGACATTCTCCCACCCAACATCATTGGCATTGAAACAACGAGACATCGACTGTTTTTGGGTTGTTTGATAATTGCCGCCAAGACATTGAACGATAACTCGCCCTTGAACAAACATTGGAGCAAACATACTAACAATCTGTTACCAAACAGAGAGATAAATATAATAGAGCGCGAGCTTCTATCGTACCTGAGATGGAGGGTCACTTTTTCGATCGAGGAATTGATTTCCTCATTGCAGCCCCTACTGATCCCTATCCGGTTCAACATGTACAGAGAGTTGCAAAAGACAAATatgttgttcttcaacccTCAAGACATTGCCTACAGGGATACTGCGACGCAGCGCTTCCGCGTGGGCAACGAGGCGTGTACCGGTTCCGTCGACTCCATTCCATCCATTGCATCTAAATCAAGCAACGAGAGCATGAAGACGTTATCTACACGTGACTCTGAGGAGAGCGTCGTCATTAGTTCACTGAGGGACCAGCCCGCGGTACTACCTATTGACCCTATCGTGGATAAAAGTTACAAGAGTTCGCTTGTGCGGTCGAAGAAGGCTTTCTCATTGACTGAACTGAATGAGGACATGATGTTGGATCGTTTGGAAAGTGGTGGGTACAGTTATCACCAGCATTCGAGACACGAGAGTCTCATACAGAAGATTAGGAAGACCAGTTGGGGTTCTCTGTTCCATTTGAAAGCATGA
- the LYS20 gene encoding homocitrate synthase LYS20 (similar to Saccharomyces cerevisiae LYS20 (YDL182W) and LYS21 (YDL131W); ancestral locus Anc_7.295), translating to MTKEASSSPSNLAQKPNPYEPHPSDFVSNVGNFQLIDSTLREGEQFANAFFSHEKKIEIAKALDSFGVDYIELTSPVASEQSRKDCEAICKLGLKAKILTHIRCHMDDARVAVETGVDGVDVVIGTSKFLMEHSHGKDMNYIAKSAVEVIEFVKSKGIEIRFSSEDSFRSNLVDLLNIYKTVDKIGVNRIGIADTVGCANPRQVYELVRTLNNVVSCDIECHFHDDTGCAIPNAYCALEAGAKLIDVCVLGIGERNGIVPLGGLMARMIVAAPEYVKSKYKLHKLRDLELLVADAVEVNIPFNNPITGFCAFTHKAGIHAKAILANPSTYEILDPHDFGMKRYIHFANRLTGWNAIKARVDQLNLNLTDAEIKEVTNKIKEMGDIRPLSIDDVDSIIKKFHADVTTPKLKSKRGEITLTTEDDLDLTSTQGPDTKRSKH from the coding sequence ATGACAAAAGAAGCTTCCAGTTCTCCTAGTAATCTGGCTCAAAAACCAAACCCGTATGAGCCACACCCTTCGGATTTCGTCTCCAACGTGGGTAACTTCCAATTGATCGATTCTACTCTGCGTGAAGGTGAGCAGTTCGCCAATGCCTTTTTCTCCCacgagaagaaaattgAGATCGCTAAAGCGCTGGACTCATTCGGGGTCGACTACATCGAATTAACGTCTCCAGTAGCTTCCGAACAATCTAGAAAGGACTGTGAGGCGATCTGCAAATTAGGATTGAAGGCAAAGATTCTTACACATATACGGTGTCACATGGACGATGCGCGTGTCGCTGTCGAAACTGGTGTCGACGGTGTAGATGTAGTTATCGGTACGTCAAAGTTCTTAATGGAGCACTCCCACGGTAAAGATATGAACTATATTGCCAAGAGCGCTGTGGAGGTGATTGAATTTGTCAAGTCCAAGGGGATTGAGATCAGATTCTCGTCTGAGGACTCCTTCAGAAGTAATTTGGTTGACCTTTTGAATATCTACAAAACTGTTGATAAAATCGGTGTTAACCGAATCGGTATCGCGGACACTGTTGGTTGCGCAAACCCAAGACAAGTTTACGAGCTGGTgagaactttgaacaaTGTGGTATCCTGTGATATTGAATGCCATTTCCATGACGATACCGGTTGTGCCATTCCGAACGCGTACTGTGCATTAGAGGCTGGTGCAAAGCTGATCGATGTCTGTGTACTTGGCATTGGGGAAAGAAACGGTATTGTACCCTTGGGTGGCTTAATGGCAAGGATGATTGTGGCGGCTCCGGAGTACGTCAAGTCCAAGTACAAGCTGCATAAGTTAAGAGATCTTGAGTTACTTGTCGCCGATGCTGTCGAAGTTAACATCCCCTTCAATAACCCAATTACAGGGTTTTGTGCATTTACACACAAAGCTGGTATTCATGCCAAGGCAATCTTGGCGAACCCATCTACCTACGAGATCTTGGACCCGCACGACTTCGGTATGAAGAGATATATCCATTTTGCAAACAGGTTGACTGGTTGGAATGCAATCAAGGCGCGTGTGGATCAATTAAACTTGAACTTGACGGATGCTGAAATCAAAGAGGTTACCAATAAGATCAAAGAGATGGGCGATATAAGGCCGTTGAGCATCGATGATGTTGATTCCATcatcaaaaaatttcatGCTGATGTCACAACGCCAAAATTGAAGTCGAAAAGAGGTGAGATTACATTAACGACCGAAGATGATTTGGATCTGACGTCCACCCAGGGACCTGACACCAAAAGGTCCAAGCATTGA